One segment of Natronosalvus halobius DNA contains the following:
- a CDS encoding DUF7344 domain-containing protein, producing MNGNSQLLEDLSEDIREMTRNIRRRYVLYYLSERDGAVDLFDLVERVASWESGCEPDQLDRRTVKSVYSSLYQSHLPLLEERDLISFDRQRKIVSPTDRTERVTIEFRTDPSPLDRQSTAAIVGISIAAASVSLWGGQLFPTEIGGLVGITLLAVVLVSSYGVYRSARRSTTSIAPDFTLTVDDTRR from the coding sequence ATGAACGGGAATAGCCAACTGCTCGAGGACCTCTCCGAAGACATTCGGGAGATGACGAGGAATATCCGGAGGCGATACGTCCTGTATTATCTGTCAGAGCGGGACGGTGCGGTGGACCTCTTCGACCTCGTCGAACGCGTCGCGAGTTGGGAATCCGGATGCGAACCCGACCAACTCGACAGACGAACCGTCAAATCGGTCTACAGTTCGCTCTATCAATCGCACCTCCCGTTGCTCGAAGAGCGAGACCTCATCTCGTTCGATCGTCAACGAAAGATCGTCTCGCCGACGGACCGGACGGAACGCGTCACAATCGAGTTTCGGACGGACCCATCCCCCCTCGACCGCCAGTCGACGGCCGCAATCGTTGGGATTTCGATCGCAGCCGCGTCGGTGAGCCTCTGGGGGGGACAACTCTTCCCGACCGAGATCGGTGGTCTCGTGGGAATAACCCTGCTCGCAGTCGTGCTCGTCTCGAGCTATGGTGTGTATCGATCCGCTCGTCGATCGACGACGTCGATTGCGCCGGATTTCACGCTTACCGTCGACGACACGCGTCGCTAA
- a CDS encoding Eco57I restriction-modification methylase domain-containing protein, with amino-acid sequence MPGAPSESEFHRILFARLREYVHRERTPFGSVRLGEKTEGRQANIVVESEVSGSLVIAVERDCVYPLDTDVLTQARDDADTAGVDQFATCNSRDCFLFHYTDQCEVSEIPYYYLDLRDVDFDDPSVTDRLSTIFHAVQYLTTHGELPQQSARDRIVGPLRSFHDSIWPTLRALARETYDTDPDFAETFDEWVQENDYASLPESERFSLAAKQYAYLVASQILFYEVVRERTPEPERAKREYPLESLVEGASTADNKNGIARQFEEVQAEIDFEPVFDDGTSLFAAYPHNGKTRSAMRSLLGSIEAKNLSTVDEDLLGELYEDLIPERERKSLGQFYTHPDIAEAICNWALQPQGDGVPRVLDPASGSGTFPVAAYHRMQELAPTATHQEILDNITAIDINRFPLHLTELNLASRTVLEGTSELHTVNDSFFEVFPEDRRLSRGDDTGDESRKYDAVVANPPYIRQENLYPDRDHFRSHLEKYGAENSNRYASGRNKLSTRSDAYVYFVSHALQFLRDGGRLGFIIPTKWLTTKYGESFQEFLYDQAKVHAIVGFSDRAFTALVDTVVLFAERCADEAERRETVTDFIRVKERLSPDDLSSIAGTRRSVPDGKAFGIETNEAYRVVSLPQDRLERQGGRKIGYYLYGPSPFIPLVHSEKMQRLDRYADVAFGNKTGNNEFFLLDEQDVTQWGIDERFLQPAIRSIRELESYRVADTDQYLLDFGAYVDTVESRQDGVGSTSELAEAVKNELRNDGHEPTVRYLEYGEEGGVPDGHTVSQHTPWFNLGDLLVPDVLHPVFYNERVFTVDNAGGYAPTNAIQCVDITECDEVLPYILHSTVYKVLLELWGRHEGGGVLQLLTYEVSSVPVPSPELMSESQLERIVQAGEKLVRGVDGAQDELDGVILEFLELGLSVEEVQAAHSELVEQRVEGAATENVLIEDIDEFDEYDLRSSVPDSRSDGETDASVDDF; translated from the coding sequence ATGCCGGGCGCTCCATCCGAATCGGAGTTCCACCGTATTCTCTTTGCGCGATTGCGAGAGTACGTCCACCGCGAACGAACGCCGTTCGGTTCCGTTCGCCTTGGGGAAAAGACCGAGGGGAGACAGGCAAACATCGTCGTCGAATCCGAAGTCAGCGGGAGCCTGGTTATCGCAGTCGAGCGCGATTGCGTCTATCCGCTCGACACCGACGTACTTACACAGGCTCGAGACGACGCCGATACGGCCGGCGTCGACCAGTTCGCGACGTGTAACTCTCGGGACTGCTTCCTGTTTCACTACACGGACCAGTGTGAGGTCTCGGAGATTCCGTACTACTATCTCGATTTGCGTGACGTCGACTTCGACGATCCGTCGGTAACCGATCGTCTCTCGACGATCTTTCACGCGGTTCAGTACCTCACGACCCACGGTGAACTTCCCCAACAGAGCGCACGCGACCGAATTGTCGGCCCACTTCGCTCGTTTCACGACTCGATCTGGCCGACGCTCCGGGCCCTCGCTCGAGAAACGTACGATACCGACCCCGATTTCGCCGAAACGTTCGACGAGTGGGTCCAGGAGAACGATTACGCGTCACTCCCGGAGTCCGAACGGTTCTCCCTCGCTGCCAAACAGTACGCATACCTGGTCGCCAGTCAAATCCTGTTCTACGAGGTCGTTCGAGAACGGACACCCGAACCGGAACGGGCGAAACGCGAGTATCCGCTCGAGTCACTCGTCGAAGGCGCCTCGACTGCCGATAATAAAAACGGAATAGCCCGGCAGTTCGAAGAGGTTCAGGCGGAAATCGACTTCGAACCCGTGTTCGACGACGGTACGTCGTTGTTCGCCGCGTACCCACACAATGGGAAAACGCGGTCGGCCATGCGTTCGCTGCTCGGGAGCATCGAGGCAAAGAACCTCTCCACCGTCGACGAGGACCTGTTAGGGGAACTGTACGAGGACCTGATCCCGGAACGCGAACGAAAGTCCCTCGGGCAGTTCTACACGCATCCAGATATCGCCGAAGCGATCTGTAACTGGGCGCTGCAACCGCAGGGAGATGGCGTCCCTCGAGTCCTCGATCCGGCGTCCGGAAGCGGTACGTTCCCGGTAGCAGCGTACCACCGAATGCAAGAACTAGCGCCCACCGCAACACACCAGGAGATCCTGGACAACATCACCGCAATCGACATCAACCGATTCCCGTTACATCTCACGGAACTCAATCTCGCATCACGAACCGTCCTGGAGGGAACCAGCGAGTTGCACACGGTCAACGATTCCTTCTTCGAAGTGTTTCCCGAGGACAGGCGCCTGTCCCGGGGAGACGATACGGGAGATGAGTCGAGGAAATACGACGCCGTAGTCGCGAACCCGCCGTACATCCGCCAGGAGAACCTGTATCCAGACAGGGACCATTTCCGTTCTCACCTGGAGAAGTACGGCGCGGAGAACTCGAATCGATACGCGAGCGGGCGGAACAAACTATCGACCAGGTCCGACGCGTACGTCTACTTCGTCTCCCACGCGCTGCAGTTCCTCCGAGACGGGGGGCGCCTCGGATTCATTATCCCCACGAAGTGGCTGACGACGAAATACGGCGAGTCGTTCCAGGAGTTCCTGTACGATCAGGCGAAGGTCCACGCAATCGTCGGATTTTCTGACAGAGCGTTCACTGCACTCGTCGACACGGTGGTGTTGTTCGCCGAACGATGTGCCGACGAAGCGGAGCGTCGGGAGACGGTTACCGACTTTATCAGGGTGAAAGAGCGGCTGTCACCGGACGACCTTTCGTCGATTGCGGGCACTCGACGGTCGGTCCCCGACGGGAAGGCGTTTGGAATCGAGACGAACGAAGCGTATCGAGTCGTCAGTCTCCCTCAGGACCGCCTGGAGAGACAGGGGGGACGAAAGATCGGCTACTACCTGTACGGCCCGAGCCCGTTTATTCCGCTCGTCCACAGTGAAAAGATGCAGCGGCTGGATAGGTATGCAGACGTGGCGTTCGGCAACAAGACGGGCAACAACGAATTTTTCTTGCTCGACGAGCAGGACGTCACACAGTGGGGTATTGACGAACGGTTCTTACAGCCAGCGATTCGATCGATTCGAGAGCTGGAATCGTATCGTGTGGCGGATACGGATCAGTACCTTCTCGATTTTGGAGCGTACGTCGATACTGTCGAGTCACGCCAGGACGGAGTGGGCTCGACGAGCGAGCTAGCAGAAGCGGTTAAGAACGAGTTGCGCAACGACGGGCACGAGCCGACGGTCAGATATCTCGAGTACGGAGAAGAAGGGGGCGTCCCCGATGGACACACCGTATCCCAGCACACGCCCTGGTTCAACCTGGGAGACCTGCTCGTCCCAGACGTCTTACATCCCGTGTTCTACAACGAACGGGTGTTCACGGTCGATAACGCCGGCGGGTACGCGCCGACGAATGCGATCCAGTGCGTCGATATAACCGAGTGCGACGAGGTTCTCCCCTACATTCTCCACTCGACGGTGTACAAGGTACTGCTCGAACTGTGGGGACGACACGAGGGAGGAGGGGTGCTTCAGTTACTCACGTACGAAGTTTCGTCGGTTCCGGTTCCGAGCCCGGAATTGATGTCCGAGTCGCAACTGGAGCGGATTGTGCAGGCCGGAGAAAAGTTAGTCCGAGGGGTCGACGGTGCCCAGGACGAACTCGATGGGGTGATCCTCGAGTTTCTGGAGCTTGGACTATCCGTCGAGGAAGTGCAGGCTGCTCACAGCGAGCTGGTGGAGCAACGAGTAGAAGGGGCGGCAACGGAGAACGTCCTGATCGAGGATATCGACGAGTTCGACGAGTACGATCTGCGCTCCTCGGTACCCGACTCCAGATCAGACGGTGAGACGGACGCGAGTGTGGACGATTTTTGA
- a CDS encoding tyrosine-type recombinase/integrase codes for MSDLEPLGPEEGVQRFLRHHEPGVRKTTYQNAKHRLSVFLEWCDEREIGNLNELSGRDLADFVDWRRTDVAAITLQKQLSSVRQALRWWADIEAVEEGLAEKLHAPELPDGAESKDVFLDPHRAKAALEYFDRHHYASRDHALLAILWRTGMRRSAVRSIDVDDLEADDHAVRVEHRPETGTTLKNGDDGNRWVYLGPKWFQILDDYAKNPDREVVIDDHDRQPLFTTRLGTRPHGGTIYKWVLRALHPCTYAECPHDRTPEECEARARDAVPARCPSARSPHAVRRGAITYHLNEEAAPEVVSERMDVSLDVLYQHYDARTEREKMAVRRQELPN; via the coding sequence GTGAGCGACCTCGAGCCGCTCGGACCGGAGGAGGGCGTGCAGCGTTTCCTCCGGCACCACGAACCAGGCGTTCGGAAAACGACGTATCAGAACGCGAAACACCGCCTGTCGGTGTTTCTCGAGTGGTGTGACGAACGCGAGATCGGGAACCTGAACGAACTCAGTGGGCGCGATCTCGCGGATTTCGTCGACTGGCGACGTACGGACGTCGCGGCGATCACGCTCCAGAAGCAGCTAAGCAGCGTCCGCCAGGCGCTCCGGTGGTGGGCCGACATCGAGGCCGTCGAGGAGGGATTGGCGGAGAAGCTACACGCACCGGAACTCCCCGACGGAGCTGAGTCGAAAGACGTGTTTCTCGACCCGCACCGGGCAAAAGCGGCGCTCGAGTACTTCGACCGGCATCACTACGCCAGTCGTGACCACGCGTTACTCGCAATACTGTGGCGAACCGGAATGCGTCGGAGCGCCGTTCGGTCGATCGACGTCGACGACCTCGAGGCCGACGACCACGCGGTTCGTGTCGAGCACCGACCGGAAACCGGGACGACGCTGAAAAACGGTGACGACGGAAACCGCTGGGTGTATCTCGGGCCGAAATGGTTCCAGATCCTCGACGACTACGCGAAGAATCCCGATCGCGAGGTCGTCATCGACGATCACGACCGCCAGCCGCTGTTTACGACCAGACTCGGTACCCGCCCGCACGGTGGAACCATCTACAAGTGGGTCCTTCGAGCGCTGCACCCCTGTACCTACGCCGAGTGTCCCCACGATCGGACGCCCGAAGAGTGCGAGGCTCGAGCCCGTGACGCGGTTCCGGCCAGGTGTCCGTCGGCGCGATCCCCACACGCCGTCCGCCGCGGGGCGATCACCTACCACCTGAACGAGGAGGCTGCACCTGAGGTCGTGAGCGAGCGCATGGACGTCTCGCTCGACGTTCTCTACCAGCACTACGACGCGAGGACCGAGCGAGAGAAGATGGCGGTTCGCCGCCAGGAGCTACCGAACTAA
- a CDS encoding DUF7389 domain-containing protein has translation MSDEDSLEITVELTRGTSTDDRDKIRAKVSAGNVDELEHKVEQVRERLEQWAEDLREVQPSGETVRDHAALDEDQTTLEEGSA, from the coding sequence ATGAGTGACGAGGACTCACTCGAGATCACCGTCGAGCTCACCCGCGGCACCAGCACCGACGACCGTGATAAAATTCGAGCAAAGGTTTCAGCTGGGAACGTCGACGAACTCGAGCACAAAGTCGAGCAGGTTCGGGAACGTCTCGAGCAATGGGCTGAGGACCTCCGCGAGGTACAACCCAGCGGAGAGACGGTTCGGGATCACGCCGCTCTCGACGAGGACCAGACGACCCTCGAGGAGGGTTCGGCGTGA
- a CDS encoding winged-helix domain-containing protein: MSLKDGLILEFLAEHDLELPAKPLYKNLNRHGHQIGYSTVRQRLNELEDHGLLDRADDGGYYEISDRGRAWVAGDLEADDLE; encoded by the coding sequence ATGAGTCTGAAAGACGGCCTGATCCTCGAGTTCCTCGCAGAACACGATCTCGAGCTTCCGGCGAAGCCGTTGTACAAGAACCTCAACCGCCACGGGCACCAGATCGGCTACTCGACGGTTCGCCAGCGACTCAACGAGCTGGAGGACCACGGACTGCTCGATCGCGCCGACGACGGAGGGTACTACGAGATTTCGGACCGCGGACGGGCGTGGGTCGCGGGCGACCTCGAGGCCGACGACCTCGAGTAA
- a CDS encoding type IV pilin, with protein MDLKKYRSKLIGNESERAVSPVIGVILMVAITVILAAVIAAFVLDLGASTGEGPVNAVVATETDNAAGEIKVTIQDSGQAGNFKYVVDNGDQNDLGISSTGQSITLDDSDADIPASGNGEIKIIAVDGDSETVVSTQEFNF; from the coding sequence ATGGACCTGAAGAAATACAGAAGCAAGCTGATCGGAAACGAATCGGAGAGGGCTGTCTCTCCTGTCATCGGAGTTATACTCATGGTCGCCATTACGGTGATTCTCGCGGCTGTGATTGCGGCGTTTGTACTGGATTTGGGAGCTTCAACCGGGGAGGGCCCGGTCAATGCAGTGGTTGCAACTGAAACGGATAATGCTGCGGGAGAAATCAAAGTCACAATTCAGGACTCTGGTCAGGCAGGCAACTTCAAATACGTAGTTGACAATGGTGACCAGAACGATCTTGGCATCAGTTCCACTGGTCAGAGCATAACCCTAGATGACTCCGATGCCGATATTCCTGCCAGTGGAAACGGAGAAATCAAAATTATTGCAGTTGACGGCGATTCTGAAACGGTAGTCTCCACCCAGGAGTTTAACTTCTAA